A genomic stretch from Primulina huaijiensis isolate GDHJ02 chromosome 14, ASM1229523v2, whole genome shotgun sequence includes:
- the LOC140956488 gene encoding uncharacterized protein isoform X2: protein MKDDREAFFVVRKGNLIGVYKSLSDCQAQVGTSICDRPVSVYKGYSMPKDAEKYLLSCGLVNALYSIRASDLTEELFGTLVPCPIQEAVGPMLTSNDSSIKHFKLDPNGVDQNSSACLSCTLEFDGSSKGNPGQAGAGAIIRSDDGSLICKLREGLGVATSNAAEYRGFILGLKYALGKGFTSVRVRGDSKLVCMQIQGLWRVKNQNIFRLYEEAKKLKDKFQSFQIIHVLRDLNSEADNQANLAVDLAVGQVNEDIEK, encoded by the exons ATGAAGGACGACAGGGAAGCATTTTTTGTTGTTCGGAAGGGCAATCTCATTGGTGTTTACAAAAGCTTAAGTGATTGTCAGGCTCAAGTTGGAACCTCG ATATGTGACCGTCCTGTCAGTGTGTACAAAGGTTACTCCATGCCGAAGGATGCAGAGAAATATCTTCTCTCTTGTGGACTTGTTAATGCTCTTTATTCCATCAGAGCTTCTGATCTCACTGAAGAACTTTTCGGCACTCTTGTACCATGTCCAATTCAG GAAGCTGTTGGACCAATGCTGACTTCAAATGACTCCTCAATAAAGCATTTCAAATTGGATCCTAATGGAGTTGACCAGAATTCATCGGCTTGT CTATCTTGTACTCTTGAGTTTGATGGTTCTTCGAAAGGGAATCCTGGACAAGCAGGGGCCGGAGCTATTATACGATCTGATGATGGGAGTTTG ATTTGTAAGTTACGTGAAGGGTTAGGCGTAGCAACAAGTAATGCTGCTGAATATCGTGGATTTATATTAGGATTGAAATACGCTCTTGGAAAAGGTTTTACGAGTGTTCGAGTTAGGGGGGACTCCAAACTTGTTTGCATGCAG ATTCAGGGTTTATGGAGGGTGAAAAACCAAAATATATTCAGGTTATATGAAGAGGCAAAGAAGTTGAAGGATAAATTTCAATCATTCCAGATTATTCATGTCTTAAGG GACTTAAATTCTGAGGCTGATAATCAGGCCAACTTGGCAGTTGATCTTGCGG TGGGACAAGTTAACGAGGATATTGAAAAGTAG
- the LOC140956488 gene encoding uncharacterized protein isoform X1 yields the protein MKDDREAFFVVRKGNLIGVYKSLSDCQAQVGTSICDRPVSVYKGYSMPKDAEKYLLSCGLVNALYSIRASDLTEELFGTLVPCPIQPTSVGETTNDSLTKKRSQKALWSTYGEAVGPMLTSNDSSIKHFKLDPNGVDQNSSACLSCTLEFDGSSKGNPGQAGAGAIIRSDDGSLICKLREGLGVATSNAAEYRGFILGLKYALGKGFTSVRVRGDSKLVCMQIQGLWRVKNQNIFRLYEEAKKLKDKFQSFQIIHVLRDLNSEADNQANLAVDLAVGQVNEDIEK from the exons ATGAAGGACGACAGGGAAGCATTTTTTGTTGTTCGGAAGGGCAATCTCATTGGTGTTTACAAAAGCTTAAGTGATTGTCAGGCTCAAGTTGGAACCTCG ATATGTGACCGTCCTGTCAGTGTGTACAAAGGTTACTCCATGCCGAAGGATGCAGAGAAATATCTTCTCTCTTGTGGACTTGTTAATGCTCTTTATTCCATCAGAGCTTCTGATCTCACTGAAGAACTTTTCGGCACTCTTGTACCATGTCCAATTCAG CCAACTTCTGTAGGTGAAACAACTAATGACTCATTGACAAAAAAGAGGTCACAAAAAGCTCTGTGGTCAACTTATGGA GAAGCTGTTGGACCAATGCTGACTTCAAATGACTCCTCAATAAAGCATTTCAAATTGGATCCTAATGGAGTTGACCAGAATTCATCGGCTTGT CTATCTTGTACTCTTGAGTTTGATGGTTCTTCGAAAGGGAATCCTGGACAAGCAGGGGCCGGAGCTATTATACGATCTGATGATGGGAGTTTG ATTTGTAAGTTACGTGAAGGGTTAGGCGTAGCAACAAGTAATGCTGCTGAATATCGTGGATTTATATTAGGATTGAAATACGCTCTTGGAAAAGGTTTTACGAGTGTTCGAGTTAGGGGGGACTCCAAACTTGTTTGCATGCAG ATTCAGGGTTTATGGAGGGTGAAAAACCAAAATATATTCAGGTTATATGAAGAGGCAAAGAAGTTGAAGGATAAATTTCAATCATTCCAGATTATTCATGTCTTAAGG GACTTAAATTCTGAGGCTGATAATCAGGCCAACTTGGCAGTTGATCTTGCGG TGGGACAAGTTAACGAGGATATTGAAAAGTAG
- the LOC140958085 gene encoding uncharacterized protein, protein MEAHQDQSEEFAVGCLLSIKTTFGEEFQSQVISFDVPSNLLILQEGVKSGIGSKRNIRLLKANYIKEFSLLGQAEDPLDVKKCFLDLTTLQSREDSAVRQAEAEAERIGVGVTTEAQALFDALSKTLPVQWDKTIIVVMNDVRVSSPYLPESVIGGTPAANERVRKVLELERKRLQTRHSGQ, encoded by the exons ATGGAAGCACACCAAGATCAATCAGAAGAATTCGCTGTGGGTTGTCTTCTGTCAATAAAGACAACCTTTGGAGAAGAATTTCAATCCCAAGTCATCAGCTTTGACGTCCCCTCCAATCTTCTCATCCTTCA AGAGGGGGTGAAATCTGGGATTGGCTCGAAGAGAAATATAAGGCTGCTTAAAGCTAACTACATCAAAGAATTCTCCTTGTTGGGTCAAGCTGAAGACCCACTTGATGTTAAAAAGTGTTTTCTTGATCTTACTACTCTTCAATCTAGAGAAGACTCTGCTGTTAG aCAAGCAGAGGCTGAGGCTGAGAGGATAGGAGTTGGTGTTACAACTGAGGCCCAAGCTCTTTTCGATGCATTGTCTAAAAC GCTTCCAGTTCAGTGGGACAAAACGATCATAGTTGTGATGAATGACGTGCGAGTCAGCAGCCCTTATCTTCCTGAATCCGTCATCGGTGGAACTCCTGCTGCCAATGAACGTGTACGGAAAGTG CTGGAACTTGAGAGGAAAAGGTTGCAAACTCGTCACTCTGGCCAGTGA
- the LOC140956744 gene encoding WAT1-related protein At1g70260-like: MVLVEGCIVVLTIMASTAMARGMSPFVFVVYTNALGSILLVPYSYFYDKDDYRSEEPFLTLRFLLRVFLLGLIGVTIAQNLAFVGLSYSSPIVACGMANQIPALSFILAIFLRTTKFDWKKPSSQARLIGTLISFMGAITLTLYKGPSIKNHRSPSLALRTAAVVVAPPPQRLLVFSSIHENWVLGCVLFASASFVLCTWNIVQVGTIKMCPKVMKIITFYTLFGTIQSAVLALFMERDLDAWRLELNFELLIIILTAFFSSVIRSSVQIWCTRMKGPYFVPIFKPFGIPYASTFGCLLFADTFHYGSMMGAFICGIGYYTVLWGQIKDEELQKLERGKISSIDDQKAPLLQDQDSRV; this comes from the exons ATGGTATTAGTGGAGGGTTGCATTGTCGTGTTAACAATAATGGCTAGCACTGCCATGGCTAGAGGGATGAGCCCTTTTGTCTTTGTTGTGTATACGAATGCTCTGGGATCAATATTACTTGTTCCGTATTCATACTTCTACGATAAAGATGATTATAG ATCGGAAGAGCCATTCTTGACTTTACGTTTTCTACTGAGAGTCTTCTTACTTGGATTGATCGG GGTGACGATAGCTCAGAATCTTGCATTTGTTGGTCTAAGTTACAGCTCTCCTATTGTGGCTTGTGGCATGGCTAACCAGATTCCTGCTCTCTCTTTCATTTTAGCAATATTCCTaag GACAACAAAATTTGATTGGAAAAAGCCTAGTAGCCAAGCAAGACTAATTGGCACCTTAATATCTTTTATGGGTGCGATTACACTCACTCTCTACAAAGGTCCTTCAATAAAGAACCACAGATCTCCCTCACTAGCCTTAAGGACTGCGGCAGTGGTGGTGGCACCGCCACCTCAGCGGCTTCTCGTCTTCTCTTCAATACATGAAAACTGGGTTCTTGGATGCGTTTTATTTGCTTCTGCTTCTTTTGTTCTTTGCACATGGAATATTGTACAG GTTGGAACTATTAAAATGTGCCcaaaagtgatgaaaataatcACTTTTTATACCTTATTTGGGACCATCCAGTCGGCTGTGCTTGCTTTATTTATGGAAAGAGATCTCGATGCATGGAGATTGGAGCTCaattttgaattattgattATCATTTTAACA GCATTTTTTAGCAGTGTGATTCGTAGTAGCGTTCAAATATGGTGCACGCGCATGAAGGGGCCGTATTTTGTCCCcattttcaagccatttggaaTTCCGTACGCAAGCACTTTCGGTTGTTTACTCTTTGCTGATACTTTCCATTATGGCAG CATGATGGGAGCATTTATATGTGGAATTGGTTACTACACTGTGTTGTGGGGACAAATTAAAGATGAAGAGCTACAAAAACTCGAAAGGGGCAAGATTTCTTCAATCGATGATCAGAAAGCCCCACTTCTTCAAGATCAAGACTCTCGAGTATGA
- the LOC140956722 gene encoding WAT1-related protein At1g70260-like, with amino-acid sequence MRGTPLELLIPLQVASYLSEELPSNFFSPFSFKKSDVSIILIKGKLNRSAKNARKKKGEREGMRETTGGGLKAAAGAMVLVEGCIVVLTIMASTAMARGMSPFVFVVYTNALGSILLVPYSYFYDKDDYRSEEPFLTLRFLLRVFLLGLIGVTIAQNLAFVGLSYSSPIVACGMANQIPALSFILAIFLRTTKFDWKKPSSQARLIGTLISFMGAITLTLYKGPSIKNHRSPSLALRTAAVVVAPPPQRLLVFSSIHENWVLGCVLFASASFVLCTWNIVQVGTIKMCPKVMKIITFYTLFGTIQSAVLALFMERDLDAWRLELNFELLIIILTAFFSSVIRSSVQIWCTRMKGPYFVPIFKPFGIPYASTFGCLLFADTFHYGSMMGAFICGIGYYTVLWGQIKDEELQKLERGKISSIDDQKAPLLQDQDSRV; translated from the exons ATGCGTGGAACGCCACTCGAGTTGCTCATTCCCCTTCAAGTAGCTTCATACCTCTCTGAAGAGTTGCcctccaattttttttctcctttttcattcaaaaaatcGGACGTTTCCATCATATTAATAAAGGGGAAATTAAATCGATCAGCTAAAAACGCAAGAAAGAAAAAAGGAGAGAGAGAAGGGATGAGAGAGACTACTGGAGGTGGTTTGAAGGCGGCGGCGGGCGCCATGGTATTAGTGGAGGGTTGCATTGTCGTGTTAACAATAATGGCTAGCACTGCCATGGCTAGAGGGATGAGCCCTTTTGTCTTTGTTGTGTATACGAATGCTCTGGGATCAATATTACTTGTTCCGTATTCATACTTCTACGATAAAGATGATTATAG ATCGGAAGAGCCATTCTTGACTTTACGTTTTCTACTGAGAGTCTTCTTACTTGGATTGATCGG GGTGACGATAGCTCAGAATCTTGCATTTGTTGGTCTAAGTTACAGCTCTCCTATTGTGGCTTGTGGCATGGCTAACCAGATTCCTGCTCTCTCTTTCATTTTAGCAATATTCCTaag GACAACAAAATTTGATTGGAAAAAGCCTAGTAGCCAAGCAAGACTAATTGGCACCTTAATATCTTTTATGGGTGCGATTACACTCACTCTCTACAAAGGTCCTTCAATAAAGAACCACAGATCTCCCTCACTAGCCTTAAGGACTGCGGCAGTGGTGGTGGCACCGCCACCTCAGCGGCTTCTCGTCTTCTCTTCAATACATGAAAACTGGGTTCTTGGATGCGTTTTATTTGCTTCTGCTTCTTTTGTTCTTTGCACATGGAATATTGTACAG GTTGGAACTATTAAAATGTGCCcaaaagtgatgaaaataatcACTTTTTATACCTTATTTGGGACCATCCAGTCGGCTGTGCTTGCTTTATTTATGGAAAGAGATCTCGATGCATGGAGATTGGAGCTCaattttgaattattgattATCATTTTAACA GCATTTTTTAGCAGTGTGATTCGTAGTAGCGTTCAAATATGGTGCACGCGCATGAAGGGGCCGTATTTTGTCCCcattttcaagccatttggaaTTCCGTACGCAAGCACTTTCGGTTGTTTACTCTTTGCTGATACTTTCCATTATGGCAG CATGATGGGAGCATTTATATGTGGAATTGGTTACTACACTGTGTTGTGGGGACAAATTAAAGATGAAGAGCTACAAAAACTCGAAAGGGGCAAGATTTCTTCAATCGATGATCAGAAAGCCCCACTTCTTCAAGATCAAGACTCTCGAGTATGA